The DNA window CATGTGTCTGCGGACAGTCGACCCTGGAAACCGGAACATCCTGAAGGCTCGGTCTTGCATAAGCGGGCTCAGGCGGACTGCTTCCGCTGCCACGACAACAAGACCGAATATGAAGGGCGGGTCCTCAGCCGGAAGTGTGAGACCTGCCATCTGCCTGAGAAGCTCACGGAATTCCTGTCCTTTTAACCGACGGACCCATCCGCCCATGTCACCCTCGGTCGTCGAAGTGCGCAATCTCCGCAAGCAGTTCGGCGCGTTCACCGCGGTGGACGGCATTTCATTCGATATCGCCCGCGGCGAAATCCTGGGATTGTTGGGACCGAACGGCGCCGGGAAAACGACGACCTTTCAAATGATGTTAGGGCTCGTGACGCCTACCTCAGGTTCCATTCGCATGTTCGGCCTCGATTTGCAGTCGCATCGGGAAGCGATTCTCCAGCAGGTCAATTTTTCGTCCACCTATATCTCATTGCCCTTTTCCTTGACGGTGGAGGAAAATCTCCGCGTCATCGGCCGGTTGTACGGCCTGTCCCGTATCGCAGGCGTCGTTGACGATATGATACAGAAGCTGGAAATGAACGAGTGGCGACACAAGCTGACCCGCAAACTCTCGTCGGGACAAATGACGCGGTTGACGCTGGCCAAGGCATTGCTGACCAAGCCGAAGGTATTGTTCCTGGACGAACCGACGGCGAGTCTGGATCCGGATATTGCGCATAAGATTCGGGAAATTTTGCTGGAAGAGCGGCAGGCCACCGGGTTAAGCATTCTGTACACCTCGCACAACATGCGAGAGATGGAGGAGATGTCCGATCGTATTATCTTTTTGCAGCGAGGACATATCGTTGCAGAGGGCACGGCCAAGGACATCGTGGCCCGGTTTGGGCAGGCAGATTTGGAAGAGGTGTTTCTCAAACTCGCCCGTGAGCAGTAGGTCAGGGCGGGGCGAAGTCGAGGGCCAAGAGGAGTAGGCAGTCATGGTTGAGACAGGGGTATCGTTCGGAGTTGGGCTCCTCATCGGCGGGCTCGGGGTCATGTTGGGGTGGGGGCTGTTGTGG is part of the Nitrospira sp. genome and encodes:
- a CDS encoding ABC transporter ATP-binding protein, whose translation is MSPSVVEVRNLRKQFGAFTAVDGISFDIARGEILGLLGPNGAGKTTTFQMMLGLVTPTSGSIRMFGLDLQSHREAILQQVNFSSTYISLPFSLTVEENLRVIGRLYGLSRIAGVVDDMIQKLEMNEWRHKLTRKLSSGQMTRLTLAKALLTKPKVLFLDEPTASLDPDIAHKIREILLEERQATGLSILYTSHNMREMEEMSDRIIFLQRGHIVAEGTAKDIVARFGQADLEEVFLKLAREQ